A window of Phragmites australis chromosome 2, lpPhrAust1.1, whole genome shotgun sequence genomic DNA:
AGAAACTCACTCTCAACGATCGGGAGGGGCGACAGAGGGTGAGACGGCGGTGGCGGAAGGGAGGGGTGATGGAGGAGGCAACGGCGACGAAAGCCACTGGGAGGGGCGGCGGAAGCCCACCTAGGTCCAACTAATTCGATTAGGTACACGAGTACAGGTAGTAGGAGAACGGATCTATACCCGCTCCACCCGATGGGTGACGATTTTTCCCATTAATAGACCCGCGGGTATGAGAAGTGGTCCATACCCGGCCCCTAATGGAGTAATTACCCACCGGGTTTCGGGTTTTGGGCCCCCATTGCCATCTCTAGCCAAGACAACAGAGTGtcacgtggcaccctccctcggggattatctccccgaggtccgagaagaccaagttccgggagagggcgctcggggccatgaacagtggtctctgagtacccgagttccctgatgacccaagaaggtcaagttccgggagagggtgctcggggccatgaacagtggtcctcgagcacccgagttccccgatgacaggAGAagtcacagttccgggagagggtgctcggggtcatgaacagtggtccccgagcacccgagttccccgaggacccgagcagtcaagttccgggagagggcgctcggggccatgaatagtggtccccgagcacccgagttctcTGTGGACCAaaaaagggcatatccgggagagagtgctcggggctatgaacagtagtccccgagcactaaCAGTTCCCCGAGAGCCTGAGACATTCACTAGTagtccccacaggggctcagtggtgaggtgtcaattagtgagagacccgatgctgcatttaagaggacgtgtggcctgtcacttccaaccactccccccacgcctgctgtcagtccctgccatggtctggcagggaggcgtgaggatatttaatgcgcgggtcccatcgcgcgtcatccggcgcgcctcgggataacgtcgcaggactcgaggcatatcgcctgccgccctgctgtgtcatgctcgctctgaccgggcgggcacgcggggtgctcagtggctgcccggtgggccctccccgcagcatcCGCCGAAAagcaggatgatgacgacaagatCGGATGGGGGCGCGTTTTTAATCCTCCCCGTAACATCaggctgcagcccatgatgattgcttttcatttattgCGCCTTGGAAGTCGCcacatcctttctgggcacgctacccgtCCCAAcagggtataaaagaggggcgggctccccggagaaggggGGCTCGGATCGGAAGAGGCTGGATTGATAGACCGAACTGAGAAGATCGAGACATAAAAGATAGCGGCTTCTTCGAGACCGAGACAAGCTCACGAAGCTCTAgatttagacaaacatccttataacacaagagatcctcagagagatattccctgagcatttatagcatacacacaggagtaggatattacACTCCgtacggcctgaacctgtctaaaatcctctgagtatttattttctcatgcatccgatcatccattccacctgcatctcatttactcatatttattttacatacaaggtagattcagaatcatcctccgaccgaatctcaaagggaaggtagattcagaatcatcctccgACCGAATctaaaaggggtccctccgaatCTCTGCTTGTAGAGTTCATCCTCTGATAACAACCTGATGCGATACTTCGTGGAAGAGGCCGTCAGCCTCTTCGACGACCACGGCCTCAATAAGATATGGACAAAGGAGCTTGCTTACTGCTTTGGTATGGGTGTGACGATCAAATAGCTCTATGAAACCATATATAGTTGTTTTTGGCTGCTTGCTTGCGTCTATCGGTAactatatatactcatatactGCTCGTTGATGATTTTTGTCCTTTTTCTTGGTGATTTAGGATGGATTGACCTCTATCTGGGGTAATGTTGTTGAGGTAGGTCGGTATCGACCATGCCATATGCTTGATCTAAGTGCAGAGTTGCTTTGTCCTGCTTATACTGGGAGAGCGCCGTGTAACCTATTGTCATCTGTTCTGACTTGTTCTCTCTGAGAACAATATGGatgttttgtttttctcttccttttgcTATATCATTTTCCAAAAACTTGCTTTGATAGTTAGCTACGAAACTCATTTGTTTCCATTTTCTTGGTGCCTCCTCCAGTTCTGGCTGCAGATGTCATGCATAAGTGCATCGCACCGGCCGAGCAGCTGTTCGACGCAGCGAAGCGGAGCTCGAGTGGCAGAGCAGCTACATGTGGCGCCTGTAAGTTGTTCTATGGAATTCCCTGCTTCACTACTGTCTGTCTGAGCATATCGCAGCTGCTGCCATCCTGGCGAAAAACAATACAGTTCAGACATTGTCCAATGGTGTGGTTCAAAGAACACAGTTTTGGGTGTGTAGGCCTCCTTTAGTTATTATGCCAAATGTGCcatcttttttgtttatttcttcTCGTTTCTGCTTCATTTTCCATGTTCAGTGTTTAAAAACATCATTAATCTTTTAATGTGGAATTATGGCTGCAACAGCCACTAACTGGTTGACGTAATGCCAAGAACGCATTGGAGATGCATGGATTCATGCAGGGCTGCCTACTTGTGTTGGGTGGGATAAGCTCAATACGTTGTTCCAGAAACATGGGTGAGTTCAGTTAAACCTTTCAAGCTTTAGTTCTCTTTTACTGTGAATTATCTAGGATGTGAGAATCACATGATGTTGCACAATTGCAGTGTGAGTATCGTGTTCGAGCTGAATGCGCTGAACGGTTTGGTTGAACGGATGGGAGGGCTGTGGGATTACACCAATCCAACATTACTAACATGTTATACTGCGAACAAAGGCTACAGATTCAATGGATGGGAGCTTGGTATGTTCTGATGTTCGCAGTTGTTTAAAAATGCTTTGTTCAATGGTATTATATGATCTGAAAGAGAGATTTTGGGATGTAATCTAACTAGGTTTAGTTGATATTGATGACAATTAGTGAAATCTCTATTACTTAAAAGAAGCTAAAGAGTGCCTTTCATCCCAATCCATCCATCCGTCCACCCACATCTCCTTTTATGCCCTTCTCAACATCGTcttttgtttaacaaatttttaaCGCCCATTGCAAGGAGCAGAACCGTAGTTACTCTCGAAAGCAATTTTCTTTAGATTGCCAACACATGCATTTGTTGTGAAGCAGAGTTCATATAACCAGCAATCTAAGGGACATTGAATAATCCAGACTTCCAGACTGCATCACGTTAAAGCTACATGAGTACATGTCACTAAAGTACTTGAACGGGAAGAAAATGGTGAGAAACTTCGCTGTGGCGCAGCGTAACAATCCAGCACCGCATGTCCACTAGCGTTGACAGAACATCAAGCTTAATCAGCTTAACCAAAATCTCGGAATTCCGGAGTCTCGTTCAACTGAAGCGCTATTGTTAGGCAACCTCTGTATTCTGCCAGAGAACTCGTTAACCTAGGCAAAACGGAAAAAAAAAGGGTATAAATAACGACTCTGGGCCAGCAGATCAGATAACTAATTCCACTAAATAATCACTAGTACGAGACGTGTGCGTGAATACATCAAACATGATGAGTGAGGTTTTGTTTAAAGGCTACAAAAAGTAGGAAATTAGTGAAAAAAAAGGTAAGACACAACTGAACAATAAATAAAAGTACAGGCATAGGCTTCTTAAGTTTCTAAGCTTAAAGGCAGATCATAGCACAGAATATGACAATGCCATTCTGCGTTGTGCCAAAATCATTGCTACCATTTATATCCTCGCAAATTGTAGGATTGTATGGATGCCACAGGGATAAATCGGATAGTTTATTGAGACAAACAAGATTGCTGGGCACAAAGCAAGGTGCCACCTTCTAAGACTCATCAGGAAACATGCTACACAAAATATTTAGGCCCGGAATGTAACATGTCAAACTGAAAGACATAAAAAGACTTAAAATAAACCATAAAATAGTTATCAGCAGTTATATATCCTGACCTTCTCATCAATCCACATCAGAGAACGAAGTTGATTATCCAGTATCCGGACAGCAACATCAAATGGTGTCATACTATCAGCAGTCTCAAGCTCACCACCCTGCATTGGACAAAGGAAGTAAGAGATTGCTGCAGACTGCTAACAATTAGCAAGTTCCACTAGTACATCATGACTAGTTACCTGAGTAGAATTCATTGTCTGAATGATGGATTTTACTTGTTCTGTAATATGTTGCAATTCATGCTCCACAACTTCTGCTTGTTCATACCTTGGcattgcaaaacaaatttggtTAGAGATACAAAACAAACTATGCAGGAATGACAGTAATCTTAAACTTTTCCATCACAAACATGAATCAACAGTGTCAGCCACTTTTAACAGGCCAGAACAAATTCAGAGGTCATTTTGAGCAGATTATAttactgttttttctttttccaaaatGAGCTTTACCCAGACTGAAACAGTCAGACAAAATTCATTGAACTAACATTGCATCTCGTGCTGAAGCAGCTTCATCTTCACGAAGTAACACCCGTTCATCCTGGAATATGCGTTCAGCTTCCTCCTCCATGCCCTGCAGAGCCTTGTCTACCTGCAATTATAAATTCAGTTCTATGCAAGTTAGAAGCTGAATGATTAGTCTCTGCAGGTTCCTAGTGTTTGCCTAAGCAAGCAAATCCATATAGCCAACTGGTAGTAGTTAGTAAAGACTGCAGAGAAGATATTGCCAGATGCTGTTCAATTGGTCAAGGCCAGGCAGCAGATCAAGGAAGCAGCTGAATTGTGTCATTTCTCTTTTTTCGCATTTATAGGAACTAATCTCGTGATAAAAGAAATTTCAAGGTTAAACTAAAAATGTACAATTGCAAGGGCAAGCGATAAGCACTGCCATTGGTATCGCTGACCTTTAATGTATCTCAAATCTACTTCTATGAATCTTAAACCATAGCAAGTTCTAATCTAAAGCAAAATCAGTGTGAAGTACAAGAATGCTGATGGATCTTATAGTCAAATTGCCATATTTGAGTTCAAGGACTGTATTAACCCATTCAAGGTTGCACCATTAGTTCCAATAGGCAGGTCTCAAACAGTCACCCCATTTTCGACACGGACTAGACATGTATTGTATTGGTGTAGGCCTTTCAATTTGCCAGTATTTTTCCATAGGGGGTCTTCTTTATTTTAGATACAAAAAACTTTTAACTTTTAAACATTGTTTGATTAACCATTAGGTAGCCTACCTTGTCATTTAAGTGAGAAAAAAGAGCACTAGAACAACCATTatatattaatgttaaattagTACATATGCCAAGGGACTCAGTAATTTGAAGCTCATCTGTTCGCAATGTTGATTCTTGACTAGCATAACAGTCAGTAGTCACTATGTAAAGCTGAACTTCTCATCAAAGAAAAGAGATCAATTTCAAATCTTCAATCGACAAAATTGAATTTATGATAAGTAACTAAAAACTATATATGTGCAGGTCAATAGGGTGGGCATAATTGAAAGAGGCATCCATCTTTGGCATTTTAGCATATGAACATTGAATTGATTTCAAATACGTCGATGCTACCAGAAGATCAAATTGCATGAATAAGcaacaaaaaaagaacaaagaatGAAGTTATAATCAATCTGAGCAAAGTAAAAAAATACAGCAACACACCTCTCGCTGATGAGTTTCTATCAACTCAAGTTGCCGCTCCAAGCTTGTTTGTGTGTCAACAACGTTAGCCACCTCAGCCTGCAAAAGAAGAGGTAAATAGTCAGTTTAAAACATGACCACGATAAAATCTAGCATGAACATAGGCGAAAAGGGAAAAACTACCAGCTAATTACTAATCTGAATCATATCATTGCACTGATAGACAATCTGAGTTCCTTGAGAAACTGTCAGTTTTTCCTTCTGTTTCTTTATCATAATAACTAGTACCAATAAGTGTGAATACCTGTTGACTTTTCTACTTGTTAATTCAGCTCTTCCAAGCTCAAATACATAAAGACAAAGGTAGTAACTAATGCAACATTACAAAATGTTTaccataattaattaattgaacaCCTCTCTTTGCTCCAAAGGGAGTATATAGGAATGTTGAGACGAAGAACACTTATAGCTATCTCCAGTTTTGAAAGCAGGGAATTTGCAGTAAACAGTATATATCCTCTCAATTTTGTACACAATTCCTGGGTTTAAAGTGCACTATCTCCAGTTTTGAAAGCAGGGAATTTGCAGTAAACGGTATATATCCCCTCAAATTTGTACACAATTCCCAGGTTTAAAGTGCACACAACACCTTAGTAGGACATTCTaggaaatttgaaataaatttcCTAGAATGTCTTCAAGAAAGACAAATTTAATTTGAAAGAACAAATCAATTTGAAATAAGGAAAGATGATTTTAAAAATGTGATGTTTTCAAGAAAGAACAAATTTGAAAAATTTGATGTTTTCAAGAAAGAACAAATCAATTTGCACACAACACCTTAGTAGGACATGCTAATAAATTTGATGTTTTCAAGAAAGAACAAATCAATTTGAAATAAGGAAAGAtgattttaaaaaggaaaagaataaataataataaaaaaggaATTTACTATGCCGATTTCTGAAATCAATTCTGCATTGCTATTCCAAGACTAAGTCACAACAACAAAACTTTGTCTAGTGGCTAATCTCTACCAGAGGATCATCTAAAACTCATCTGCTCATGTCTATCTTACAACAATACACATACAATTCAGAACTGGGTAAAGTAGGGCTTCAGGTCTTTGCGTTACAAATATTTGCTAAACCATTTCATAGTGAAAAGACCATTAAATTCAACTACTTTCTTCTGTCCTGCTCTCATCTACTTGTAACAAAACATACACTATCATTTGTCTAAAATATTATCTTACAAAACACCCTCAACAACAAACTAGAAAAAGTACAAGCATAAAAATATCAAGATAGTTTGAGTCCaatagtaaaataaaaaaagacatgacgttcaaaaaaaaaaaacagtgacAACACATACCTCAAGCCTTATAAGAACATTCCTGTTTTGCAGAATTCTCCTGTCCCATTCAGTTATTGCAGTGGCATGTTTCCTGAATTTCGCAGTACGGTCTTGAAGCTCATTGTTCCAGTCCCTAATAATCTACAACATAAGTGATTATATTAGTATATCTACAAAGTGAAATAGTATCGAGCTACTTAATTCGAGAAATTAGATGTTCAGACAGCATAAATTTCGATCTAGCCTCCAATGCATTGCCGATATCAAAAAGCATCTGCCACAGTGAAAACTAACCAACTGTAGTTTAGACAGATAAGTGCAGTACCTCCTCGACACTTTTACCAACAATTTCTGATGGTAGCTTAGGTGCTTGGGACGCTGCTGGAGTGATAGCTGTAGTAGAAGGACTGCACAAACACAACAGAAAGAACATGGAAAATGTCAGCCCAGATCCCATTAGAAGTAACGGTAGAAATAGATAAAGGGAACTTGTACAACCCTGTGCTGCTAGCTTGAACAGCTGAGGAAGTTGCCTGACTTGTGCTGGTGCTAGTGGCTGATGTGCTAGCAGCTCTAGTAGAAACACCTATAGTTTAAGAAACACATTGCAATACAAACATAACAGTCAGTATAGTGCAACTGCCCTGTGTtaccaaaaaaaacaaaaaaattgcaaaagtaCAATGATATATATTGGGTCCTGAAAGACGGTGTAAGTCATTTGAGATGTTATGAGCTACAAACCGGTTGAACGAAACTTAATTGTTTCAAACCAAATAGAGGCATGATAATCGGTTCAAACCAGACTAACATTTTAAGACCATGTTTACAGATAATGAAGAACCATGGCAGCTCACCAAATGACAGTGCTGACTGAGTTGTGGGAGTTGATGTAGAAGCTGGTGTAGTTGCTTGCAGACTAAAACTAGGAAACCCTGTAGTTCCAGTTGCCGTGGTCGTCATGCCTGCAGATGTAGACACACTTGTGACAGTGGTGGTAGTGGCTGTAGCTGCCGCTGCTGATGACGATGATGGTGCTGCTGTAAAACTGAATCCACCAGTAGAAGCAGCTGAGAACAATGACCCCGATGTTGCAGGGGCTGCAGTAGCTGATGGTGAAGTGGATGCACCAGTCGCAGAAACAGAAGCAAATGTTGGTATAGAAGCTGCTGAAGAAGAACCAAACGAGAAGCCAAGCGTGCTAGCAGACGAGCTACCAGCTGCGCTGGTACTAGGGAACAGTGAGGGCGCAGCTGCAGCCTGCGAGGTGGCCAAGGAGAAGCCAGTGAAGGGCCCGGACGCTGGTGTGGCAGGAGTGGCCGATGTGCTCTTAGATAAGGAGAAGGCAGGGGCCGAGGAAGCAGCCGAGAACAAAGCAGGAGCCGTGTTCACCGTCGTTGTGCTCGTTGATGACGGCGTAAAGCCAAACGCCGGGGCAGAGATTGTTGTTGCTGGCACGGATGAGAAGCCAAATGATGGCGTGGTGGTCCCAACAGTTGCTAGAGATGAGGCGGTGCTGCTGCTGAAGAGTGGCGCGGAGGTGGTGGATCCAAACAGCGACGAGCCAGTGGCGGCCCCAAACCCTAGAGCCGGTGCAGAAGTAGGGGTGGAGGGGGTGGTCGACGCGGCGGCTCCCGAGCTGAACGAGAAGCCGAATGATGGTGTCGAGGCAGCGGTCGTGGTAGCGGTGGAGCCGGACGCCGATGAGCCAAAGCTGAATCCTGTGGCGGCGCCAGAGAAGGGGCTTGGCGTGGACgcagcggtggcggtggcgccgAACAGACTAGGTGTCGTCGCCGCGGCGGAGGTTGCTCCGAATAGGTTCGGGGTAGTCGCCGCGGAGAAAGTCGCGCCCGATAGGCCCGGGGTAGTCGCCACAGAGGAAGTCGCGCCGAATAGGCCCGGGGTGgtcgcggcggcggaggtggcgcCGAATAGGCCCGGGGTGGTCGCCGCAGAGCCGGTGGCGGACGCGCCGAAGAGGCTAGCTGTGCTCGCGGCAGAGGGGGCGGCGCCGAATAAGCTAGGTGTGGTTCCGGCGGAGGATGCGACCGTTGCGCCGAAGAGGGATGGCGCGGACGCGGCCGAGGTGGCGGCTGCGGTGGACTGACCGAACGAGAAACCGGTGGATCCGAAGCCGaaaggggaggcggcggcggtggatgcggaggcggaggcggaggcggacgaGGCCCCGAATAGGGCGGAGCCGAAAGCGGGAGTGGAAGAAgcggagaagagggaggagccgaaggcgggggcgggggcgggggaggAGGCCGCGGCCGGctgggagaaggagaagggggaggaggcggtggagcCCGCAGCCGCGGAGCCGCCGAAACCGAAGGAGGTCGCCATGGCTGGGTCGACGTTGATTTGGGCGAGATTTTAGTGTGGTTTTGCCGCTGGCTCCACGGCCGTGCGGCTTGCGGAGGGGTTGGGGCTTTTGTTGCCTTTTGTGGCGCTTTTTTGAAATAGGGTTACGAGAGGGAGGAGTGATTTGGGGGGAAATGTTGGCTGCTGATTGCTCTTGCAGTGTTGCTAAACATGAGCAAGATATGTGAATTTTGTGAATAATTTGAACTATGGCCTTGCATTTTACTGATCCGGTTTTATTGTTTTAGCTCGAGGTCCAAAGTAGATAACTTTGTCCTGTAATTCTGATTCCACAAACGAGGGC
This region includes:
- the LOC133909192 gene encoding nuclear pore complex protein NUP62-like isoform X1, coding for MATSFGFGGSAAAGSTASSPFSFSQPAAASSPAPAPAFGSSLFSASSTPAFGSALFGASSASASASASTAAASPFGFGSTGFSFGQSTAAATSAASAPSLFGATVASSAGTTPSLFGAAPSAASTASLFGASATGSAATTPGLFGATSAAATTPGLFGATSSVATTPGLSGATFSAATTPNLFGATSAAATTPSLFGATATAASTPSPFSGAATGFSFGSSASGSTATTTAASTPSFGFSFSSGAAASTTPSTPTSAPALGFGAATGSSLFGSTTSAPLFSSSTASSLATVGTTTPSFGFSSVPATTISAPAFGFTPSSTSTTTVNTAPALFSAASSAPAFSLSKSTSATPATPASGPFTGFSLATSQAAAAPSLFPSTSAAGSSSASTLGFSFGSSSAASIPTFASVSATGASTSPSATAAPATSGSLFSAASTGGFSFTAAPSSSSAAAATATTTTVTSVSTSAGMTTTATGTTGFPSFSLQATTPASTSTPTTQSALSFGVSTRAASTSATSTSTSQATSSAVQASSTGPSTTAITPAASQAPKLPSEIVGKSVEEIIRDWNNELQDRTAKFRKHATAITEWDRRILQNRNVLIRLEAEVANVVDTQTSLERQLELIETHQREVDKALQGMEEEAERIFQDERVLLREDEAASARDAMYEQAEVVEHELQHITEQVKSIIQTMNSTQGGELETADSMTPFDVAVRILDNQLRSLMWIDEKVNEFSGRIQRLPNNSASVERDSGIPRFWLS
- the LOC133909192 gene encoding nuclear pore complex protein NUP62-like isoform X2, translated to MATSFGFGGSAAAGSTASSPFSFSQPAAASSPAPAPAFGSSLFSASSTPAFGSALFGASSASASASASTAAASPFGFGSTGFSFGQSTAAATSAASAPSLFGATVASSAGTTPSLFGAAPSAASTASLFGASATGSAATTPGLFGATSAAATTPGLFGATSSVATTPGLSGATFSAATTPNLFGATSAAATTPSLFGATATAASTPSPFSGAATGFSFGSSASGSTATTTAASTPSFGFSFSSGAAASTTPSTPTSAPALGFGAATGSSLFGSTTSAPLFSSSTASSLATVGTTTPSFGFSSVPATTISAPAFGFTPSSTSTTTVNTAPALFSAASSAPAFSLSKSTSATPATPASGPFTGFSLATSQAAAAPSLFPSTSAAGSSSASTLGFSFGSSSAASIPTFASVSATGASTSPSATAAPATSGSLFSAASTGGFSFTAAPSSSSAAAATATTTTVTSVSTSAGMTTTATGTTGFPSFSLQATTPASTSTPTTQSALSFGVSTRAASTSATSTSTSQATSSAVQASSTGPSTTAITPAASQAPKLPSEIVGKSVEEIIRDWNNELQDRTAKFRKHATAITEWDRRILQNRNVLIRLEAEVANVVDTQTSLERQLELIETHQREFL